In Pseudomonadota bacterium, the sequence CTCGATGTCGATGACCTCGCGCTCCTCCTCCGACACAGGGTCTGTCTCCCCCTCCACGACCGCCGCGCAGGTGCCGCAGAGGCCCGTCCGACACCCAAAGAGCACGGGAGAGTTGTGCACGTCGAGGTGCTCTGCGAGCTCACACCCGAGGGGGACGCGCACCGGCGGGTGCGGGGTCCCCGGGAACGCGACACATACGCGAGACATGTCTCAGCCCCGCGCCGCGAGGGTCGTAGGGGGGGTCCAGCGCGCGAAGGCGGCGCGGTTGCGCAGGAGCCAGTCCTGCGCGGAGGCCTGGCGCGTCACGCGCTGCTCCAGGTTCACCGCATCCACGAAGGGCAGCCCCTCCAGGTACTGCATGTAGCTGTCACGGGCCTTCGCGTGGGTGGTCGCGGTCGCGTGCAACCCCTCGTGCTCGCGGGTGAACGTCGCCTCCATCAGCGCG encodes:
- a CDS encoding ferredoxin, whose translation is MSRVCVAFPGTPHPPVRVPLGCELAEHLDVHNSPVLFGCRTGLCGTCAAVVEGETDPVSEEEREVIDIE